The proteins below are encoded in one region of Sporosarcina sp. FSL K6-1508:
- a CDS encoding CCA tRNA nucleotidyltransferase translates to MTVLFGTAPSREVIHTLEEAGYEAVFVGGAVRDFLLGKPATDIDIATSAEPQEVKAVFPMTVDIGTAHGTILVLMNGEPIEVTTYRTEGTYTDHRRPDKVQFVKSLREDLRRRDFTMNALAITKDGELIDLFGGKADMADRIIRAVGIAADRFNEDALRMFRAIRFTAVLGFDIEEQTFEAIRTNANQIRYISVERLKAEMDKLFASNNPAKAFRNIQNTGLNLYLPLFPLDIEKFSRTVPFESVMEGWACFMISGNFSSSDVANAYKLSNAEKMFLSSVKGAYTNRIDRQFTTDDYYHYDLAVLYTTEKLFKSLRNTGQIISFAEIKEMKESLPIQSLADLSVDGKKLMAWTSQKGGRWIGEWIEKIEKAVLYGICENEPNDIKEWFLYEFNRKK, encoded by the coding sequence ATGACTGTATTATTCGGAACTGCACCAAGCCGGGAAGTTATTCATACCCTTGAAGAAGCCGGATATGAAGCTGTTTTCGTCGGAGGCGCAGTGCGGGACTTCCTTCTAGGTAAACCGGCGACTGATATCGACATTGCAACTTCTGCTGAACCACAGGAAGTAAAAGCGGTTTTTCCAATGACTGTAGATATAGGTACTGCGCACGGGACAATTCTTGTACTGATGAATGGTGAACCGATTGAAGTCACAACTTATCGAACAGAAGGCACATATACAGATCATCGTCGACCGGATAAAGTACAGTTCGTTAAATCTTTGCGGGAGGATTTACGGCGACGTGACTTCACCATGAATGCACTTGCCATAACAAAAGATGGGGAACTAATCGATCTGTTCGGTGGGAAGGCGGATATGGCTGATCGAATCATTAGGGCCGTCGGAATTGCAGCAGATCGTTTTAACGAAGACGCTCTCAGAATGTTCAGGGCTATCCGATTTACAGCTGTCCTCGGATTTGATATCGAAGAGCAGACTTTTGAGGCGATACGGACCAATGCCAATCAAATTCGTTACATATCCGTAGAGCGGTTAAAAGCTGAAATGGACAAATTATTTGCAAGTAACAATCCGGCAAAAGCATTTCGAAATATACAAAATACAGGCTTGAATTTATATTTGCCGCTTTTTCCACTAGATATCGAAAAGTTTAGCAGGACAGTACCGTTTGAATCGGTAATGGAAGGATGGGCTTGTTTTATGATTTCGGGAAACTTTTCATCATCGGACGTTGCAAACGCGTACAAATTATCTAATGCCGAAAAAATGTTTCTGTCGTCAGTAAAAGGTGCTTACACGAATCGGATCGATCGTCAATTTACAACGGATGATTATTATCATTACGATTTAGCTGTCTTGTATACCACTGAAAAGCTGTTCAAATCGCTTCGCAATACTGGCCAAATAATATCTTTCGCAGAAATTAAAGAGATGAAGGAATCTTTGCCAATACAGTCACTAGCCGATCTTAGTGTTGACGGCAAAAAACTGATGGCGTGGACAAGTCAAAAGGGTGGCAGATGGATTGGTGAATGGATAGAGAAGATCGAAAAAGCTGTCCTGTACGGAATATGTGAAAATGAGCCAAACGACATAAAGGAATGGTTTCTATATGAATTCAATCGTAAAAAATGA
- the bshA gene encoding N-acetyl-alpha-D-glucosaminyl L-malate synthase BshA: MEKLKVGVICYPSLGGSGVVATELGKMMADKGHEMHYITSSKPFRFLDAHPNIQFHEVKIDGYAVFKYPPYDIALANRIAEVIETEKLDLLHVHYAVPHAVSAALGKDMANSTIGVITTLHGTDVTILGHDPGLRNTVRYGIDKSTITTAVSESLRLETLELIEPQKDLVTIYNFIDEKKYRPVDPGTLRSDLGIKPEEKIIIHISNFRAVKRIPDIIESFKKVAKEIDAKLLLVGDGPERTDMEALVVELGIEQHVIFTGKRDDLPELLAISDVMFHLSEKEAFGLVLLEALACGLPSVATNVGGIPEVIEDGFNGFLVQLGDISAAAEKAMLLLTDDKLHAAFRENGLATAADKFHSSTIVNQYEKLYYEVAGNK; encoded by the coding sequence TTGGAAAAATTGAAAGTCGGTGTAATTTGCTATCCATCACTCGGAGGCTCCGGAGTTGTAGCAACTGAGCTGGGGAAAATGATGGCGGATAAGGGCCACGAAATGCATTATATTACATCGAGTAAGCCATTCAGGTTTCTGGATGCACATCCAAACATACAATTCCATGAAGTGAAAATCGATGGCTATGCTGTATTTAAATATCCACCGTATGACATTGCGCTTGCCAACCGCATCGCAGAAGTAATTGAAACAGAAAAACTCGATCTTCTACATGTGCATTACGCCGTACCTCACGCAGTGTCGGCCGCGCTTGGCAAAGATATGGCGAATTCAACGATTGGCGTTATTACGACATTGCATGGAACAGATGTAACAATTCTCGGACATGATCCAGGGTTGCGTAATACAGTGCGTTATGGAATCGATAAATCAACAATTACGACAGCCGTGTCTGAATCGCTTCGACTAGAAACGCTGGAATTAATTGAACCCCAGAAGGATCTGGTCACAATTTATAATTTCATCGATGAAAAAAAATACCGTCCAGTCGATCCAGGAACACTAAGAAGTGATCTTGGGATTAAACCGGAAGAAAAAATTATTATTCATATTTCTAATTTTAGGGCAGTAAAACGAATTCCCGATATTATTGAAAGTTTCAAGAAGGTTGCGAAAGAAATTGATGCCAAACTGCTCCTTGTTGGCGATGGACCTGAAAGAACGGATATGGAAGCGCTTGTTGTTGAATTAGGAATAGAGCAACATGTAATATTCACTGGGAAACGGGATGATTTACCGGAGCTTCTGGCCATTAGTGATGTCATGTTTCATTTGTCGGAAAAGGAGGCATTCGGTCTTGTTCTACTAGAAGCGCTCGCTTGCGGCTTGCCTTCAGTTGCGACGAATGTAGGTGGAATCCCGGAAGTGATTGAGGATGGTTTCAATGGATTTCTTGTACAGCTCGGGGACATAAGTGCAGCAGCGGAAAAAGCAATGCTGTTATTGACAGACGATAAATTGCATGCTGCATTCCGTGAAAATGGTTTGGCAACAGCAGCTGACAAATTCCATTCATCAACGATCGTCAATCAATATGAAAAACTTTATTATGAAGTGGCGGGAAATAAATGA
- the dapB gene encoding 4-hydroxy-tetrahydrodipicolinate reductase — translation MTIKVAIAGARGRLGSAALKSIMNAPNMEVVAALDYKYEGQYLHVTEVNDVPGGIPIYTSLENLAAVNKPDVLLDVTDPDAVFKNVHDAISLGIRPVVGTSGLSKGNIALLTELAAENQIGGIIAPNFSIGAVLMMKFTATAARYLGDIEILEMHHDKKVDAPSGTAVKTAEMIQAVRESHKQGHSDEKEHLAGARGADFDGMKIHSIRLPGLLAHQEVLLGGKGELLSIRHDSFDRTSFMPGILMAIHNVMERQDLVYGLENIID, via the coding sequence ATGACAATAAAAGTTGCAATCGCAGGAGCACGCGGCCGATTGGGAAGTGCAGCATTAAAATCAATTATGAATGCGCCAAATATGGAAGTTGTTGCTGCCCTTGATTATAAGTACGAAGGGCAGTATTTACATGTAACTGAAGTAAATGACGTGCCAGGTGGAATCCCAATTTATACATCTCTTGAAAATCTAGCGGCTGTGAATAAACCGGACGTACTCCTTGACGTGACAGATCCGGACGCTGTTTTCAAAAATGTACACGATGCCATATCGCTCGGCATTCGTCCTGTTGTTGGTACGTCAGGACTCTCTAAGGGTAATATCGCCCTATTAACAGAACTGGCGGCAGAAAATCAGATTGGCGGGATTATAGCACCGAACTTTTCAATAGGTGCTGTGTTGATGATGAAGTTTACTGCCACAGCAGCCCGTTATTTAGGTGATATTGAAATACTTGAAATGCATCACGATAAAAAAGTCGATGCCCCGTCAGGAACAGCAGTAAAGACTGCTGAAATGATACAAGCGGTCAGAGAGTCACATAAGCAAGGACACTCGGATGAAAAAGAACACCTGGCTGGTGCACGAGGCGCGGATTTTGATGGTATGAAAATACATAGCATCCGACTGCCAGGTCTGCTAGCGCATCAAGAAGTACTGCTCGGAGGCAAAGGGGAGCTCCTAAGTATCCGTCATGATTCTTTCGATCGGACTTCGTTCATGCCGGGAATCCTTATGGCTATACATAATGTCATGGAACGGCAGGATCTCGTCTACGGGCTTGAAAACATTATCGATTGA
- a CDS encoding nucleotide pyrophosphohydrolase, which produces MEQSKTMEKLQQEVDSYINSFKEGYFPPMELIARLTEELGELSREVQHVHGMKKKKSSEAIRSLEEETGDLLFVLICFANSQGISLEKALTSVLDKFKERDANRWTKKEETI; this is translated from the coding sequence ATGGAACAATCCAAGACCATGGAGAAATTACAACAAGAAGTTGATTCGTACATAAATAGTTTTAAAGAAGGTTACTTTCCGCCGATGGAGCTGATCGCGAGGTTAACTGAAGAGCTGGGAGAATTGTCTAGAGAAGTACAGCACGTACATGGTATGAAAAAGAAGAAATCGAGCGAAGCGATAAGATCACTCGAAGAAGAAACGGGAGATCTACTATTTGTTCTTATCTGTTTCGCTAATTCACAGGGAATTAGTTTGGAAAAGGCACTTACAAGCGTTCTTGATAAATTTAAGGAACGCGATGCTAACCGTTGGACAAAAAAGGAGGAAACGATATGA
- a CDS encoding YitT family protein produces MLDGIKFKNIFFIILGAAIFSFGLVHFNIQNELAEGGFTGITLILLFAFNWDPAIMNLILNIPMFIIGWKLLGKRVFVYTVIGTIAVSVFLKVFMIYQIDIHLKDDMFLVALFAGVFIGIGLGIIFRYGGTTGGVDIIARLAHKYIGWSMGKTMFLFDALVILVSWAVYLDHRSMMYTLVALFVGARVIDFVQEGAYAARGAFIISESQDKIATKITEEMDRGVTVFRGYGHFTKSDREILYCVVGRNEIVRLKNIITSVDPHAFVSLTDVHDVMGEGFTLDELKRPLER; encoded by the coding sequence ATGCTTGACGGGATCAAATTCAAAAATATCTTTTTCATTATTCTTGGTGCTGCAATTTTCAGTTTCGGTCTCGTCCATTTCAATATTCAAAATGAACTTGCCGAGGGAGGTTTTACAGGAATTACACTTATTCTCCTGTTCGCTTTCAATTGGGACCCAGCAATTATGAACCTTATCCTAAACATTCCGATGTTCATTATCGGTTGGAAGCTATTGGGGAAAAGGGTGTTCGTTTATACGGTCATCGGAACGATAGCGGTGTCAGTCTTCCTTAAAGTCTTCATGATTTATCAGATTGACATCCATCTGAAAGACGATATGTTCCTTGTTGCTTTGTTCGCAGGTGTGTTTATCGGAATCGGACTTGGTATTATTTTCAGATACGGAGGAACAACCGGCGGTGTAGACATTATCGCACGTCTGGCCCATAAATACATCGGCTGGAGTATGGGGAAGACAATGTTTCTATTTGATGCGCTTGTCATTCTTGTTTCTTGGGCTGTCTATCTGGACCACCGCTCCATGATGTACACGCTCGTTGCACTGTTTGTTGGTGCCCGTGTCATCGACTTCGTCCAAGAAGGTGCATACGCGGCTAGAGGCGCTTTCATCATCTCCGAATCGCAAGATAAAATTGCGACAAAAATCACTGAAGAAATGGACCGCGGTGTCACCGTCTTTAGGGGGTACGGCCATTTCACTAAATCCGATCGTGAAATTCTCTATTGTGTCGTCGGCAGGAATGAAATCGTCCGTTTGAAAAACATTATCACTTCCGTTGATCCGCATGCGTTTGTTTCACTCACCGATGTCCACGACGTTATGGGCGAAGGTTTTACGCTGGATGAACTGAAACGTCCGCTTGAACGGTAA